In Bifidobacterium actinocoloniiforme DSM 22766, a genomic segment contains:
- a CDS encoding metallopeptidase family protein translates to MNSARTPWTQGSYRDLHGRGVRRPTFGSRLPRSRTNAGLFDTMVASQIKRLGMAWPQLVGPVQFAVEDVPPSDPLPWDNEPCALSRSFAPSHGVDARIVLYRLPMQTKAHSRYELELMIRDEMVLRLSELYGRHPEDIDPSWGA, encoded by the coding sequence ATGAATTCCGCCCGAACACCCTGGACGCAGGGCTCCTACCGTGACCTGCACGGCCGGGGTGTGCGTCGACCCACTTTCGGCTCCCGGCTCCCCCGTTCCCGCACCAACGCGGGCCTTTTCGACACGATGGTCGCCTCACAAATCAAACGCCTGGGCATGGCCTGGCCGCAGCTGGTGGGGCCGGTCCAGTTCGCTGTCGAAGATGTGCCGCCTTCGGACCCCCTGCCCTGGGACAACGAGCCCTGCGCCTTATCCCGGTCATTCGCTCCCAGCCATGGCGTCGATGCCAGAATAGTCCTCTACCGCCTGCCCATGCAGACCAAGGCCCACAGCCGCTACGAGCTGGAACTGATGATTCGCGACGAAATGGTCCTGCGCCTGTCGGAACTCTACGGCC
- a CDS encoding HAD-IIB family hydrolase encodes MGLGQRSPIVVRPWRQQDLSAICARAQVLAFDLDTTLARSKTRMDPDMAVRFAAMTNLRPTAIVSGGRFEQFRDQVLDALPAAADLSALHLMPTSGTRYYRWGGSGWQQVYAHDLSAQEREAAVNSLERRARQLGDWEERTWGPRIEDRGSQITFSALGQEAPVDAKEAWDPTNERKNALAQAVAADLPDLQVRSGGSTSVDISAKGIDKAYAVGQLAGILSVPVDRMVFVGDRMDPDGNDYPAAQAGTMALRVNDPDDTLELLEAMEPLLRA; translated from the coding sequence ATGGGCTTGGGCCAGCGCTCACCAATCGTCGTGCGGCCTTGGCGCCAGCAGGACTTGTCCGCCATCTGCGCCAGGGCACAGGTTCTGGCTTTCGACCTGGACACCACTTTGGCCCGTTCCAAGACCAGGATGGACCCGGACATGGCCGTCCGCTTCGCCGCCATGACCAACCTGCGCCCAACGGCCATCGTGTCGGGCGGGCGCTTCGAGCAATTCCGGGACCAGGTCTTGGATGCTTTGCCGGCCGCCGCCGATCTGAGCGCCCTCCATCTGATGCCCACTTCCGGCACCCGCTACTACCGATGGGGCGGCTCGGGCTGGCAGCAGGTTTATGCCCATGATTTGAGCGCTCAGGAGCGGGAGGCAGCCGTGAACAGCCTGGAGCGCAGGGCCCGCCAGCTGGGCGACTGGGAGGAGCGGACCTGGGGGCCTCGCATCGAGGACCGCGGTAGCCAGATCACTTTCTCCGCCTTGGGCCAGGAGGCGCCGGTGGACGCTAAGGAGGCTTGGGACCCGACCAATGAGCGCAAGAACGCCTTGGCCCAGGCCGTGGCCGCTGACCTGCCCGACCTGCAAGTGCGCTCGGGAGGCTCCACCAGCGTCGACATTTCCGCCAAGGGCATTGACAAGGCTTACGCCGTGGGACAGTTAGCGGGAATCCTGTCGGTGCCAGTGGACCGGATGGTTTTCGTGGGCGATCGGATGGATCCGGACGGCAACGATTACCCGGCGGCCCAGGCTGGGACCATGGCCCTGAGAGTCAACGATCCCGATG